The following is a genomic window from Apium graveolens cultivar Ventura unplaced genomic scaffold, ASM990537v1 ctg1254, whole genome shotgun sequence.
CAACAAGAGCACACCCGCTAAAACCTGAAAACTCAACCGACAACTCATCTCCCCTTTCGCCCACATCAATCTTCTCAGACCTCTTTTCAACATTTTGGGTTTGCAAATTCAAGTCCCTCAAGGTGTTTGGCAAAAGTTCCCAACGAGAAAGCTCAGCTTGGTACTTGTCTTTAGGTTTTAACAGAACATTTCTTCTCCGAATATTTCGATTGTTGTCCTCAACAAGTGGAACTGGAGGGGAGCAGAAGTGGCGCTTGTAAAAGAAGCCATCGTCGTTGATGAGCTCCCATTCGTCTTCTTCTGGTAAAGACATTGCGCAAGCGAGAAGACCCGTGAAGCCCCAAACCAATTGTGTTGAATCCTTCTGCAGTGAAGCCCTAAATTGATAAAATTGACAAGGCGTGAATCGATTGAAAAATGAGAGAGACTGAGAGAGATATGTTAAGAGTGTAATAGAGCGGCTAAGAGCCCGCTCTCTAAAAATTTGGAACCCGCCTCTTCAGAGTCCAACTAGAGCCCAACCAGACTCCAAAAAAATGTTGCTATTCActtttacattttattttttaataaaattttaagtttaaatagtgtttgaatttcttattaataaaaattatccGTTACTAATTAGTACAGTTAacaaaatttaacaaaaaaactattttatcaatcttagctaatattaatattattgtttaattatattatcaaaattaattaattttttagtcaaataattatatatatttaactTTTTGTAAAATGTTACTTTTTGTATCTGTTAACACCTTATTGTAACATAAGTTTCCACATGTTACCATATGTAACACTTCGAAACTACAGTAACATGTTACAAATGCTATGGTAACATAAAAAATACTACGttgcggtaggctaagatgagcatagttaaggtaacataattttgtaacacgcatgattaaaccattgcgataggccatctatggtatagtgtgtgatgcgacatggagtctctgtatctattgtatctgatcaAGATACACGTTTCAATTCGAGATTCTGGAGACAGTTTCAGGAATGCCTTGGTACTAAATTtaatatgagtaccgcttatcatccacaaacagatggtcaaagtgaaagaacaatttagacaatcgaagatatgctacgtgtatgtacattagattttgaaggtagttgggatgaacatttaccattagtggaattttcttacaacaacaattatcatgccagtattggaatgccgccttatgaagctttgtcACCTATATGTTGGGATGAAGTGAGTGAACGCAAAATTCTAGAtctagaattaattcagcagactaaggaaaaagtagagcttatccaaaagcgactcgaagcagcacaaaatcgacaacgcaaatatgcagatcaaacCAAGAAGGATAAGGATTATCAAGAAGGGGAGCATGTGTTATTAAAagtatcgccatggaaaggattaaccataTTTGGCAACAAGTGTAAACTGAAGCCCCGAtatgttggtccatttgaaatcttgaagaAAGTCAGGAAGGTTACGTAAcagttagccttaccacctcatatgcagcatattcataatgtgttccatgtgtccatgcttaagagatataatcctgattctagacatataatagaatatgagccgatagagattCAAGCTAATTTTTCATATGTAGAGcaaccaataagaattctagatcgcTAGGAGAGAGCGTTGAGGAATAAGTCTGTACCTTTAGTacgagttttatggagaaatcccatggttgaagagtcaacctaggaacttgagagtgaaatgttagaaaagtatccccagttatttccttagcaagattctgaggacggaatcctaTTAAAGGGGGAtggatgtaacgactgggaaattatgcttgtattatattataataacaaTGAATTATGTATTTTGTTATGTTATTATGTGTAtttagtcataaaaccctaactgctatgtgctacgtgtgtTCCACATCGTCAGGGTATTTATCGggtattttatttcattttaaaagctttcgtatcaaaagttatacgacccgaactttgttttaatagctcatatttcaaataaaataattggccttatttttcttaGAATGGCTTATACCATCGCGCCATTCTAAACATCcagttattttataaattttctcgtttcgtgGAAAATGACTTTTGCGGACACCTTTGGGtgtcaaaagccccacaaaattcatattttgatttttataaaattatgggactttTAAATAGCCCATTtatttgcatttttgaattattcacaatttttaggATTTTTTGGCATAcatattgtatatattaaatatttaaaaattaaaaattaatactcaaaaattataaaattaggggccaataattttagatttataattagggtcttaattttaattaggagtattatatTACTTATataaatagcttaatttttatttaattatttataattaattattaaaaatcagaaaaatctcTGTTTTTGGGTCGAGTTTTTCAGAATCGGGTCGAGAAATCAAGTAGTGATTTTGATCAGTTTTCTGCACcaaatcgatcgatgtgagtaCTCAAATTGATCCTCTCGATCTGTTCTTTCGATTTCTggtatcaatttcatgttttgattcgttatttttcaattttaatttctagggtttatacttgaattaggactttttgattttAGGGTTATTAGAGTaattgatgattgatatagctttgtttgAATGTTTATAGTCAATTTATGGTagttaattgaacaaacgattctTGTTTATgtaagttcgattattagggtttatacaaATTTTTGATTTGATCGTTTTTTATTTTAGAAGAAACTGGGGTTAATAGGAGGTTAGGGGTTTGATTATAGGTGTTTCAGGATTTATTTTAAGCTATTAATATCGAGCTTTCATGTACGAATTTGTGATTTCGACGTTTGGCCGGAAAAGTTTGGAGTTTTGACCGGAGAATGATATTCAGGGGTTATTACGGTGGATTTTGGCCTGAATCAGAGTGGAGATGAGATTTGCAATGATTTGGGATCAAAACCGATTCCAAACGATACGACCCCAAACGGGACTCACCAGAGTCCGGTGAAGTCACCGGATTCTGGGcagattccggtggtgttcttcaccGACCCGGATTGTGACGCGTTAACCCGTTCCtgaaacccggttttgatcctttTGTCGAATATTTCATTTTTGACAAATGTTTCTgggatttttatttttattttatttttataaattataaaaatcagttttatttattttataaattaattaattatttatttatttaaatgatttattttataaataaatctgagatattttctgaaattcaaaattatttgtatctttaattatttattatttgttaattatttaaaaaatgattaattattttgataattaattaaattatttttaataaatcataataaattctttttaattccaaaaattatggaaaatcatttttaactttgatttttcctaaataattatttaaaaatgttttgaggttcaattaatttgaataattaattacattgaataataaattgatttattcccGTTTATTGAACAATAATTTGAAAcgtttatccgatttaaacgaaacgaaagcccttttaCTCCGAAAAATGatcaatttttaataaaattatttttaaatcctaatttctttcGGAAATGAGTCGGCTTTCGATATTCCTTTACTTATATGCCCTATTACTTATGGAAACGAGTCCAATCAATTTCGAAAATTAGGAATCGGGCCACATATTGATTGATAATGCGAATAATGATacgatttcgattctaaaaattattttaagccTATAATGACTATATGACTTgtgtgctatgtgaattatgtggttaacCGAGTCCTAAATGTTAGTAATTATTATACAATTCAATTTTAAGTGTACGGGTAGACGATAAAGGCtacgtgaagtcggtttgagacgcgattgaCATACGAGTTAACTAAATGAGTAACTTTCTCTGATACATACAAAGCTAATAAGGAGGACCAAACCAGTGTTAGAGGACAGTGATATATTTATGGTCGATCACATaacaggcaagtttttcccctattctaactTCAGAATAGTAAATTGCCTTCTCTTATACAGATTCGCATCGCTGTTAAACACTGATAGTTCATGTTCACATACACTGATACACAACTAttattcctttattcatattacccttcgattcctgatttctcttgATTTACTGAATACTCTATTTATATTCCAATAGattatgcatatatatatatgtatatatcctaatatattctggtgttgggatacatcaaagcatactgatCGTATCTGTTGCTCATCTGTGGACTGGATGGTGATGGTTaggatcaggtatacacttgatcctatgGACCGGGAGTTAACCGGATCTTTATTTTGGGCTGTTAAGCTTGGGTACCCGAGTGGATCTATACATagaggtatagatctgcactgtatcttGACTGATCAGCGGGATATAGGTGCAAActtgtgtccagtctagtttattgtTACTCGTCGATAATGGCCTTCGTTCCTTCTTACAGAAAAACATAGTTATCAATACAATCAAATTATCGGTTCATTTAGCTTTTTATAATACTGTTTATATATTttggacttgttgagcaaattttggctcaccccATTTGTTGTTATTTACCttatttattttcagttaagaaagaGAATGAAACCTATCTGGACTCGCATAGTAAAAAAGCGTGTCAAGCATCCTCTAATACCAAGAGTGCtaatcccaatccaggaagagaGCTTTGAGCTATCTGAGCAGGTATAATATAGATAGATGTAGTATGAGTTTGAATAAAAATAAAtgtagtttaaaacttgtttagataatggtttgtaataaaaagagttttatgagattttaaatttggtttgtacTAAAGATAATGTGTTTGTTCTTGTCTTCATATCTCAACCTAAAAAAAGATCCTGGATATATATAAGGGTTTAGATATAGTATTGCATAATTGTTATACATGTTTGTATTATATTGGAGAAAAcaagtaacccccagatctagaccccggatttggaggacATTACATGGATGCCTGTTTTATTATCGAAAAGAAGGGTAAACATTTCTTCAATGATTGGAGGATGAAATACCTCAAGGCAGCGATGCACCCTATCAGTCGTTGCACATCCTTCATGGATTTGGATTTTCCATTTCCATGATTGCCTTTGTTTGGGCCGGGTCTACCTCTATTCCCCACTGAGTGACCAAGAATCCTAGGAATTTCCCGGCCGTGAGGCCGAAGGAGCATTTGGATGGGTTTAGGTGCATGTTGTGTGCTCTCACATTCTCAAAGGTTTCACGGAGGTCTTTAACGTAGTCTGAAGCTATCCTCAACTTGGAGATCATGTCTTCGATGTAAATCAACATGTTTCCTCCTATTTGGGCGCCAAAAATAGTGTCCATGGTTTGTTGGAATGTGGCACCAGCGTTGATGAGATCAAAGGGCATGACAAGGTACCCAAAGATGCCTCGATGTGTGATAAATGTGTTTGTTAACAATCTTAGTTATCCATCTTTATCTGATTGTACCCCGAGAAGGAATCCATAAATGATAGAAGTCCATTGCCTGATGTTGCATCGATGAGTTGATCGATGTTCTACAAGGAATAAAAGTTTTTCGAACTTGCCATATTGACATCAGAGTAGTCGATGCACATTCGCCACTTGCCGATACTTTTCTTGACCAAAACGACGTTGAAGATCCACGTGAGGAATTTAAATGGAGCGATGAAGCCTGGTGCAAGGAGCCTGTCCAACTCCTGGTCGATGGTCGACCTTTTTTCTTCAGAGAATATGCGGCATTTCTGCCATATTAGAGTTTGTTTCcagtaaagtaattatttaaggggggttggatacaattactaaacaaatcgatgtattatgaaagtaaagtaagaagagatgaatcaaataaccgtttatattgatctttaataaattgttacaaaactctctcaagaacaatattcttaagagcttctaggttatatgaatactcgagttgtgcacaccacattgtgataacctattctgtgtttatatacaaCACAACTACAAAATCAGTCCTCTATCAATTATAAGATATGTTGCATTATAACTCTAATactttacatatctaaatcaactacaatcctataaatcagcacatcctgatttatctcgcagtcatgacttatcatccaagtcattcttcaACGGATAGCTTTGATCAATGGATAATAATTTAtgtatatcaacggatgatatcGAAGCTTTCAACGAATAATCATATTACaacagttgatcatatcctgattgtgaCACAGATCCTGATCTTTGACTTAGCCAATTCCcaacaatctcctccaatttaTGCTTTACAGAATAAGCATGAACTCCAATAGAATTGTCTAGTGCCAAAAACCAAATAGAAAAAATAAGTAGTGTAAAGCTTACTTTGTTTTAGATGTAGATCTTTATATTTCTTGATAAACTCTGCAGTATCTCTGAATAAAAGCTTTAGCTCTGTCATCAATCTTTCCAACAGAATATCTTCTAACTTGATCTATAAATTTTTTTCATACTCTGTTTTATCAAATAATTGATAGATAGCAGCCCTTAGACTTCTAatttgtgctctttctatcatcATGTCTTTCAATGAAATATTGCAAGTTTTACTTCCATCAGGATTCATAGTTATATGTCTCGGAGTAAGAAAATTTTCAATGATAGCTTCACCTTTCTTCATGTTGACCTCTTACCCTCTGAAATTTTATGTATGTAGGAACATATGATTCAAATAATATCAACCATCATCCAGTATCCTTCTTCTTATATTGGAAAGAATCATGTTTGACCATAACATagaagtttcatcttcaactcttagcaaatagtgaatgtacttcaattcttttattgacatgatcatcagttcatcaagtgaaagaacttgaacatgaacattttgcaataagagtaagatcttTTGTTTAGATTCGAACCATCACGTTTGTCAAGaataatcttcacagcttcaagtcTATCCAGATGATCATCTCTTACTTCATGATCTGGACTATCAGCAAGTGTGAAGTTCAACAACTTTAAGTGATTAGTTTTGCTTCATGATGTCCTATTCTAGCTCTTGTGAATGGTTCAAAAACTTCAGCTTCTTAGCTTGTTCTAACTAAGATTTTTATCTCCCATGGTATTAGAAACTAAGTAAAACCATCCATCCTTATTCCTCCAGGAGTAAAACTCAATTTATCATTATAATAAGATCAGTAACCTTTCTCCATTTGCATTTgttcttgatttttggaaatacTTGAGCTCTCCTTTCTGCTTTTTCTTGCAACATCTTCTATTTGTACTCCTCCATCTATTCCTTTCAGATTCTTTTAAGCATATTCTTGTACTTTTGATCTGCTTATTCAATAGCTATTCTAATTTTTTCCTTC
Proteins encoded in this region:
- the LOC141699743 gene encoding uncharacterized protein LOC141699743 codes for the protein MSLPEEDEWELINDDGFFYKRHFCSPPVPLVEDNNRNIRRRNVLLKPKDKYQAELSRWELLPNTLRDLNLQTQNVEKRSEKIDVGERGDELSVEFSGFSGCALVDELLAHARCLLPTKRITILTKQEAFSYKL